A genomic stretch from Fusarium musae strain F31 chromosome 9, whole genome shotgun sequence includes:
- a CDS encoding hypothetical protein (EggNog:ENOG41~CAZy:GT4): protein MIAEALPAPQSRYPSHDLSKFPDTLKGKRILLCTESFGPVNGVSRTTLMLVNHLRAHGAQVAVVAPHNHTQHNTFTPPPSPTMSPADKQPEVRVTGYPLPFNPELSIVYPVRNSTLYSRTFGDDAPPDLIYLASPASLGFQVMLQLRQQPKEKQIPVICNFQTDLAGYCSILFPAPLSHIAVFAFAAVQSYLFSHSSIKTIFYPSSFVKRYLVGQKVPADKLEVLTRGVNTELFNPQMRSEELRKQLAPNGEIIFVTVSRIAGEKGFDFLAKAAKELDAQGLNFKLYIVGGNRNPDVEKEVQELFDPLREKGKVVFAGFKVGEDLATAYASGDIFLHCSVTETFGLVVLESMASGVPVIARDEGGPSDIVQQGGNGFLISPDDLDGFVAKTMKLGLDHNLRAQMGQAARSYACEMTWEKINNKVAWRMSDTISEWKHERNGPTNRLSSRLKSQEPLIPIYGWLMMNDAIRETMTRGIVDARLMGGLGVILSFWMVTGWYMVFTECFLWAKGRWRSAERRLSIS, encoded by the coding sequence ATGATTGCTGAAGCTCTACCCGCTCCCCAATCACGGTATCCCAGTCATGATCTCTCCAAGTTTCCTGATACCCTGAAAGGGAAGCGAATCCTCCTCTGCACCGAGTCATTTGGGCCTGTCAATGGTGTCAGTCGCACGACTTTGATGCTTGTTAACCACCTAAGGGCACATGGAGCTCAGGTCGCAGTGGTTGCGCCACACAACCATACACAGCACAACACTTTTACGCCGCCGCCGTCGCCAACCATGTCCCCTGCAGATAAGCAGCCCGAAGTCAGAGTCACTGGATATCCTCTCCCATTCAACCCCGAGCTCTCTATCGTATACCCAGTACGCAATTCGACTTTGTACTCAAGAACatttggcgatgatgctCCTCCCGATCTGATCTACCTTGCATCACCTGCAAGCCTGGGTTTCCAAGTCATGCTTCAACTACGACAACAAcccaaggagaagcaaatACCTGTCATCTGCAATTTCCAAACCGATCTTGCTGGCTATTGTTCCATCTTATTTCCGGCACCACTGAGCCATATTGCAGTCTTCGCGTTCGCAGCTGTTCAGAGTTATCTCTTCAGTCACTCCTCGATCAAGACCATATTTTACCCTTCGAGTTTCGTGAAACGATATTTGGTGGGCCAGAAAGTGCCAGCAGATAAGCTAGAGGTTCTAACACGAGGTGTCAACACTGAGTTGTTCAATCCCCAGATGAGAAGCGAGGAACTGCGAAAACAGTTGGCACCTAACGGTGAGATCATTTTCGTGACAGTCTCCCGAATCGCTGGCGAAAAAGGCTTCGATTTCCTGGCGAAAGCTGCAAAGGAACTTGATGCCCAGGGACTCAACTTCAAACTGTACATCGTCGGCGGCAACCGCAACCCCGATGTCGAGAAGGAAGTGCAGGAGCTTTTTGATCCTCTGAGAGAGAAGGGTAAGGTTGTTTTCGCCGGTTTCAAGGTCGGGGAAGATCTCGCTACTGCTTATGCTAGCGGTGATATTTTTCTCCATTGTTCGGTTACAGAAACCTTTGGACTTGTTGTTTTGGAGTCTATGGCCAGTGGGGTTCCAGTCATCGCTCGTGATGAAGGGGGGCCGTCTGACATTGTCCAGCAAGGAGGAAACGGGTTTCTCATCTCTCCAGATGACCTCGATGGTTTCGTAGCCAAGACCATGAAACTTGGTCTAGACCACAACCTTCGTGCCCAGATGGGCCAGGCGGCAAGATCGTACGCATGCGAGATGACATGGGAGAAGATTAACAACAAGGTTGCCTGGCGCATGTCGGACACTATCTCGGAATGGAAGCATGAGCGGAATGGCCCAACAAATCGACTCTCATCCCGTCTCAAGTCTCAGGAGCCGCTTATTCCAATCTACGGGTGGCTTATGATGAACGATGCTATTCGCGAGACGATGACACGGGGTATTGTCGATGCACGGCTCATGGGCGGACTGGGTGTCATTCTATCATTCTGGATGGTGACAGGGTGGTATATGGTCTTCACAGAATGCTTCCTCTGGGCTAAAGGGCGATGGAGAAGTGCAGAGAGGAGATTGTCAATCTCATAG
- a CDS encoding hypothetical protein (EggNog:ENOG41) produces MSMSIESFIRVADDVLHRPYVSLLSTPLAERDGNATVEQLPAGDVPLTKDGSLNMTAWNMETNAACRSALGGLHKSTNPSGTCVCYNLPSLDVKTGVFEADVRLYQVSQPRGSFAAVAPEDINVGISYKGASVMPIQPADVNGTGLTGGKPGMGKREEGMPLLQSYMLVGKIDANQMTDNMTMDELECHIMPTLTLTARNSTGSIIRTNVSINEAAFLTGVFSQDVVMSDFAMASAAVDDQIAAVNNGTVAFVLPGVQLMVLPIGLIMMSVWLLIFVSAVGFGTYERYNYALMYQRRQAVTMPKKATI; encoded by the exons atgtccatgtccatcGAGTCATTCATTCGAGTAGCTGATGATGTTCTCCACCGACCATACGTTTCCCTGCTATCAACACCGCTCGCTGAGCGCGATGGGAACGCCACAGTCGAACAGCTTCCCGCAGGTGATGTCCCTCTGACAAAGGATGGCTCGTTGAACATGACCGCCTGGAACATGGAAACCAACGCTGCATGCCGATCAGCTCTGGGTGGACTGCACAAGAGCACAAACCCCTCTGGGACATGCGTGTGCTATAATCTTCCCTCACTCGATGTCAAGACTGGCGTTTTTGAGGCTGATGTTCGACTGTATCAAGTTTCTCAACCCAGAGGTAGTTTTGCCGCTGTTGCACCTGAGGACATTAATGTTGGAATCTCATATAAGGGTGCAAGTGTCATGCCTATTCAGCCTGCCGATGTCAATGGCACAGGTCTAACAGGCGGCAAGCCTGGTATgggaaagagagaagagggaatGCCGCTCCTGCAATCATATATGCTGGTTGGAAAGATTGATGCGAACCAGATGACGGATAACATGACTAT GGACGAGCTCGAATGCCATATCATGCcaaccctcaccctcactgCCCGCAACAGCACAGGCAGTATCATCCGCACCAATGTCTCCATCAACGAAGCCGCTTTTCTCACTGGCGTCTTCTCTCAAGATGTTGTCATGTCCGACTTCGCCATGGCCTCAGCCGCCGTCGACGATCAGATTGCCGCTGTCAACAACGGCACTGTCGCCTTTGTCCTCCCAGGCGTACAGCTCATGGTCCTCCCCATTGGTCTTATCATGATGAGCGTCTGGctgctcatcttcgtctCAGCTGTTGGCTTCGGCACATATGAGCGCTACAACTATGCTCTCATGTATCAACGCAGACAAGCTGTCACAATGCCCAAGAAGGCGACAATATGA
- a CDS encoding hypothetical protein (EggNog:ENOG41) produces the protein MASPEATEAEQELFFVSLNQDKPITVILLHGLLNSHLEWSYVIPYLSDYHIIAPDISGHSQSRNILPANISSSAERVAVLIRRYAHDGRAHVVGLSMGAFITLRISRQHPELVLSAIVTAGHPMEGHWAWVVRYPSITYYATLVLLELVPTWLYMLVAVNGRGMRRHEELLEEMRHNRRWEVIRAVDTGLLELNWDHIRTLPVKTLAIAAEGIDDVEAGNARRGFTGCSGQGSSAYVEFAKAKTIF, from the exons ATGGCATCGCCAGAAGCGACCGAGGCAGAGCAAGAACTCTTCTTTGTCAGTCTCAACCAAGACAAACCAATCACAGTAATCCTTTTACATGGTCTACTTAACTCGCATCTTGAATGGTCCTACGTGATTCCTTACCTATCCGATTATCACATCATCGCCCCCGATATCAGTGGCCATTCTCAATCCCGCAATATTCTCCCTGCGAACATCTCCAGCTCCGCGGAGCGGGTGGCCGTGCTCATTCGGCGATACGCACATGACGGCCGGGCCCACGTTGTTGGTCTCTCCATGGGTGCCTTCATCACTCTCCGTATCAGCCGGCAACATCCGGAGCTGGTCCTCTCTGCCATTGTCACCGCGGGGCACCCCATGGAGGGCCACTGGGCATGGGTTGTCCGCTATCCGAGCATCACCTACTACGCTACGTTAGTGCTTCTCGAACTGGTACCGACATGGCTGTATATGCTCGTGGCTGTCAACGGTCGCGGCATGCGTCGCCACGAAGAACTCCTAGAGGAGATGCGGCATAATAGGAGATGGGAAGTGATTCGTGCTGTGGACACGGGACTCCTGGAGCTCAACTGGGACCATATCAGGACGCTACCAGTGAAGACGCTGGCGATTGCGGCAGAAGGcattgacgatgttgaggcG GGAAATGCCCGTCGAGGGTTCACTGGCTGCAGTGGTCAGGGGAGCAGTGCATACGTGGAATTTGCAAAAGCCAAAACTATTTTCTGA
- a CDS encoding hypothetical protein (EggNog:ENOG41) → MVKDTAPAEAGEPTAEPQVTYASGRVEHQGQADSPPDLRLIHYNDVYHLDPSSAEPVGGLPRFISVCREYQEGEQFKDQPRALTLFSGDVFNPSLESTVTKGQHMVPVLDLIGTDCSCVGNHDFDFGVKQFEHLSSQNKFPWLLANVIDHDIGGDTPIGHAKKTHMMTTSNGIRVGLIGLGEREWLETINSLPPNLEYRSATAVAKELVPKLREDGAEIIVCLSHMREPNDNKLAEQTEGLIDIILGGHDHFYAHSLINGTHVLRSGTDFKNLSYIEARRKEGDPSKWDFDIWRRDIVSSIEEDPSTLKKVDELTSKLNQSLARPIGYTATPLDARFSTVRLKESNIGNFVCDVMRQHHGADCTIMASGTIRGDQIYPPGPIRIKDITTCFPFEDPVVLLRVTGQAIFDALENSVAMYPALEGRFPQVSNIRFEFDPSRPRGKRVLWAEIGGKPYEPEKLYVLCTRGYMGRGKDGFTSLLVKSEGGQAEEIIEEENGILISAMLRQYFMGLLTVGRWKNLAQHWVKVAQKCETPVSPVRTTFNTDFPDLKFVAENLPKDKRTESVTKDAKDPWGRFLKRRFSINMKPHDDNETSDEELDEKDREEEEFEDPDGARLDFEILLMRKFFTKWALKAKVKTSICDPLKEGEYTVDWTTCIAPVVDGRIVMTGASTPKN, encoded by the exons ATGGTCAAAGACACTGCCCCCGCAGAGGCCGGAGAGCCCACTGCGGAACCTCAAGTCACCTACGCCTCAGGCCGTGTCGAGCATCAGGGCCAGGCTGACTCACCTCCCGACCTGAGGCTGATTCACTACAACGACGTCTATCACTTGGACCCTTCGAGTGCTGAGCCCGTGGGTGGCCTGCCAAGATTCATCAGCGTGTGCCGCGAGTACCAGGAAGGCGAGCAGTTCAAGGATCAGCCTAGGGCCCTGACGCTCTTTTCTGGAGATGTCTTTAACCCCAGCTTGGAGAGTACTGTGACCAAGG GTCAGCACATGGTTCCCGTTCTTGATCTGATTGGAACAGACTGCTCTTGTGTAGGG AACCACGACTTCGATTTTGGTGTCAAGCAGTTTGAGCATCTCTCAAGTCAGAACAAGTTCCCTTGGTTGCTAGCAAACGTCATCGACCATGACATTGGCGGTGACACACCTATTGGCCATGCCAAGAAGACACACATGATGACCACTTCGAATGGCATCAGGGTTGGCCTCATCGGCTTGGGTGAGAGAGAATGGCTTGAGACCATCAACAGTCTACCGCCCAATCTGGAGTACAGATCCGCTACCGCTGTTGCCAAGGAGCTCGTCCCCAAGTTGCGGGAGGACGGTGCGGAGATCATCGTCTGTCTAAGCCACATGCGAGAACCCAATGACAACAAGTTGGCAGAACAGACGGAAGGACTCATTGATATCATCCTCGGCGGACACGACCATTTCTACGCCCACAGCCTCATCAACGGGACTCACGTGCTTCGATCTGGTACCGACTTCAAGAACCTGAGTTACATCGAGGCTCGTCGCAAGGAAGGTGACCCTTCCAAGTGGGATTTTGATATCTGGCGAAGAGACATCGTTTCGTCCATCGAGGAAGACCCTTCAACACTAAAAAAGGTAGACGAACTCACCTCCAAACTCAACCAGTCACTGGCAAGGCCTATTGGATACACTGCTACACCTCTGGATGCTCGTTTCAGCACAGTTCGCCTTAAGGAGTCCAACATCGGAAACTTTGTATGCGACGTCATGAGACAACATCATGGCGCTGATTGCACAATCATGGCATCTGGTACTATCCGTGGCGACCAAATCTACCCCCCGGGCCCAATTCGCATCAAGGATATCACGACCTGCTTTCCATTCGAGGATCCTGTCGTGTTGCTCAGAGTGACAGGTCAAGCTATTTTCGATGCTCTTGAGAACAGTGTAGCTATGTATCCTGCTCTGGAAGGTCGATTTCCCCAGGTTTCCAACATTCGATTCGAGTTTGATCCCTCCCGACCTAGAGGGAAGAGAGTCTTGTGGGCGGAGATCGGTGGAAAGCCGTATGAGCCGGAGAAACTCTATGTGCTCTGTACCCGAGGATATATGGGACGAGGAAAGG ATGGTTTCACCAGCTTGTTGGTCAAGTCTGAGGGTGGACAAGCGGAGGAGATTATCGAGGAAGAAAACGGCATTCTTATCTCGGCCATGCTGCGGCAGTACTTCATGGGCCTTTTGACAGTAGGACGATGGAAAAACCTCGCGCAACATTGGGTCAAGGTTGCTCAGAAATGCGAGACGCCCGTCTCACCTGTCCGAACTACCTTTAACACCGACTTCCCCGACCTCAAGTTCGTTGCAGAGAATCTACCCAAGGACAAACGCACCGAGAGTGTGACCAAGGACGCTAAAGACCCGTGGGGCAGGTTCCTCAAGCGTCGCTTCAGCATCAATATGAAGCCCCATGATGACAACGAAACCAGCGACGAGGaacttgatgagaaggatcgtgaggaggaagagtttGAAGACCCCGATGGCGCGAGACTCGATTTTGAGATTCTCTTGATGCGCAAGTTCTTTACGAAGTGGGCGCTCAAAGCAAAGGTCAAGACTAGTATCTGTGATCCTCTCAAAGAGGGCGAGTACACGGTTGATTGGACAACTTGCATTGCTCCCGTGGTCGACGGACGAATTGTCATGACGGGAGCTTCTACACCAAAAAATTAG
- a CDS encoding hypothetical protein (EggNog:ENOG41~BUSCO:EOG09261W90), whose translation MARPKRGVRFPNRNGSDGRRSSFSSEDGGSPTKLKSQSSGQLETVDEKQPAVSEKQAEYEKKKANFITRTFWTFVMFALFFAALFMGHIYIICIITAVQIVSFKEVIAIANVPSRARSLRSTKSLNWYWLATTMYFLYGETVIYYFKHIILVDKVLLPLATHHRFISFILYVFGFVFFVTSLQAGHYKFQFTNFAWTHMALYLIVVQAHFIMNNVFEGMIWFFLPAALVITNDIFAYICGILFGRTQLIKLSPKKTVEGFVGAWIMTIIFAMLLSSIMMRSKYFICPVNDLGANIFTGLKCDPNPVFLPKTYELPELFFLPDTANFSVTIAPMQIHALNLATFASLIAPFGGFFASGLKRTFKIKDFGDSIPGHGGITDRMDCQFIMGFFAYMYFHTFIAIHKVSLGSVLETAITSLNPDEQLELVKGMGHYLRNQGILAEDAVTCLDKLLPVNQ comes from the exons ATGGCTCGTCCAAAGAGAGGGGTTAGGTTCCCCAACCGCAACGGCTCTGATGGACGAAGATCAAGCTTCAGCAGCGAGGACGGTGGCTCTCccaccaagctcaagtccCAATCTTCGGGACAGTTGGAAACAGTGGACGAG AAGCAGCCCGCAGTTAGCGAAAAGCAAGCCGAGtacgaaaagaaaaaggccaACTTCATAACGCGCACTTTCTGGACCTTTGTCATGTTTGCGCTCTTCTTCGCCGCGCTTTTCATGGGTCACATCTACATCATCTGCATCATCACTGCTGTCCAGATCGTCTCCTTTAAGGAAGTCATCGCCATTGCCAATGTTCCCAGCCGCGCCCGCTCCCTGCGATCTACTAAGAGTCTCAACTGGTACTGGCTGGCGACCACCATGTACTTCCTCTATGGCGAGACGGTCATCTACTACTTCAAGCATATCATTCTGGTTGACAAGGTCCTGCTACCTTTAGCTACTCACCACCGCTTTatcagcttcatcctctATGTTTTCG GCTTCGTTTTCTTTGTCACATCTCTCCAGGCCGGGCACTACAAGTTCCAGTTCACCAACTTTGCCTGGACACACATGGCTCTGTACCTCATTGTGGTCCAGGCCCATTTCATCATGAACAATGTCTTTGAGGGCATGATCTGGTTCTTCCTGCCCGCCGCTCTGGTCATCACCAACGATATCTTTGCTTACATCTGCGGTATCCTCTTCGGACGCACTCAACTCATCAAGCTGTCTCCCAAGAAGACCGTCGAGGGTTTCGTCGGTGCTTGGATCATGACCATTATTTTCGCCATGCTCCTCTCCAGCATCATGATGCGATCCAAGTACTTCATCTGCCCTGTTAACGACTTGGGCGCCAACATCTTCACTGGGCTTAAGTGTGATCCCAATCCGGTCTTCCTTCCCAAGACCTACGAGCTACCCGAGCTGTTCTTCCTCCCCGACACTGCGAATTTCTCCGTTACTATTGCTCCCATGCAGATCCATGCCCTCAACTTGGCTACCTTTGCCTCTCTGATCGCTCCCTTTGGCGGGTTCTTTGCTTCAGGTCTCAAGCGCActttcaagatcaaggacttTGGCGACTCTATCCCCGGACATGGAGGTATCACTGACCGCATGGACTGCCAGTTCATCATGGGTTTCTTCGCTTATATGTACTTCCACACCTTCATTGCCATCCACAAGGTCAGCCTTGGCAGTGTTCTGGAGACCGCAATTACCAGCCTCAACCCTGATGAGCAGCTCGAGCTCGTCAAGGGAATGGGCCATTATCTCCGAAACCAAGGCATCCTAGCTGAAGAC GCTGTCACTTGTCTCGATAAGCTCCTGCCAGTAAATCAATGA
- a CDS encoding hypothetical protein (EggNog:ENOG41), producing MDLDDEFSDDGFDDIPANALQELEDNAIQLTQAQAQSKPLTQRPRIESPEIVWIEDDDLDTTEVTNDAGVPIGRPVVDGNLQQNQSSQSYYLDSRRSVPPPNPRWNPIVEPSKRRPMGQTPQQPYNAGPPHQPMYTSQQFQTQSSNFVRAQPSQFARPAVPQNRPGASQQSQNQPGDILSALQQRVRALEDQLKAALGEASIVRSNFVKSNEEHAAEVARLNKINAEQLAKQERIAEAAVAAEQNANTELQFLQRDMREVSDRVRRKDPAVGTSAGVTTPKKANKSWVADGFDEMDIVVSPSKGQGRSRNPGSVALHVGERTPSKGKRKRPTVDSPIMALETHTDSFASSTGKPEAPVHRPPLVVAPPPAVLFEFLPLVLDHGTPRPTLDILSRFSFKDDNDTSLSAIIFQKIPLMGSPDRPMQLLVDFANLMVNMWNRCHEEQLWEPIKYLLSIISFIFSLHASEVVPFVLPNLTPPAQATICTLAEWQHRIREGERRLKNDDFQSMKEHIKIVDILSVLYTSALACSTATDVTEDEIKPKSTVFWRCIKPDMVYKLLSPKQELSDILGMLELLTTSALPDSIGPITDDEDTHVAGHVINHVTNKLTDYHPSVTTRHEKSTLCLAALRTLIAFSRHPFGAKELASHSLALPRLVACLSMSIDELYDQPIPFNILPQTSETKDIRQGSTATSYSAGLYRIISQCVFLIHSLVTGPDTANLADISEKLSMAHGGSQRYLLALGRLAFAEEDLVMEAGIDGETVEAAHELLELEVTPDEGEVVNEAFGG from the exons ATGGATCTCGACGACGAGTTCTCCGATGACGGTTTCGACGATATCCCTGCCAATGCCCTCCAGGAGCTCGAGGATAACGCAATACAACTCACGCAGGCCCAAGCCCAATCGAAGCCATTGACACAGCGCCCACGCATCGAATCTCCAGAAATCGTCTGGATAGAAGACGATGACCTCGATACGACCGAAGTGACGAATGACGCTGGTGTTCCTATTGGGAGGCCAGTTGTAGACGGCAATCTCCAACAAAACCAGTCATCTCAAAGTTACTACTTGGACTCTCGACGCTCAGTTCCGCCCCCAAATCCGCGATGGAACCCTATTGTCGAACCTTCCAAGCGGCGGCCCATGGGCCAAACCCCTCAACAGCCTTACAATGCTGGTCCGCCTCACCAGCCAATGTACACCTCTCAGCAGTTCCAGACCCAGAGCTCCAACTTCGTTCGTGCTCAACCGAGTCAATTTGCTCGGCCTGCTGTGCCGCAAAACAGACCAGGAGCCTCTCAACAGTCCCAGAATCAACCTGGCGATATCTTGTCAGCACTACAGCAGCGAGTTCGAGCCCTCGAGGATCAACTCAAAGCAGCTCTGGGAGAAGCTTCGATTGTCCGATCCAATTTTGTGAAATCGAACGAGGAGCACGCTGCAGAGGTTGCTCGTCTGAACAAGATCAATGCCGAACAATTGGCGAAACAGGAAAGGATTGCTGAGGCAGCTGTTGCCGCTGAACAGAACGCCAATACGGAACTTCAATTTCTACAGCGTGACATGAGAGAAGTCAGTGATCGAGTTCGCCGGAAGGATCCCGCTGTTGGAACTTCGGCAGGAGTAACGACCCCCAAGAAGGCAAACAAGTCATGGGTTGCGGATGGATTCGATGAGATGGATATTGTTGTAAGTCCAAGTAAGGGCCAAGGACGGAGCAGAAATCCTGGCTCAGTCGCCTTACACGTTGGCGAGAGAACACCGAGcaaagggaaaaggaaacGACCGACTGTTGACAGTCCTATCATGGCATTGGAGACTCACACCGACAGCTTTGCCAGTAGTACTGGGAAGCCAGAGGCTCCAGTTCACCGACCGCCACTTGTGGTAGCGCCACCACCGGCTGTCCTTTTTGAG TTTCTACCGCTTGTACTCGATCATGGAACCCCTCGTCCAACACTGGACATCTTGTCTCGCTTTTCCTTCAAAGACGACAATGATACCTCGCTTTCCGCCATCATATTCCAAAAAATACCTCTGATGGGAAGTCCCGATCGACCGATGCAACTCCTCGTGGACTTTGCAAATCTTATGGTTAACATGTGGAATCGTTGTCATGAGGAGCAGCTCTGGGAGCCTATCAAGTATTTGCTCTCGatcatctccttcatcttctcactCCACGCATCAGAAGTCGTTCCTTTCGTTTTGCCGAATCTGACACCTCCCGCGCAAGCCACAATCTGCACTTTGGCCGAATGGCAGCACCGCATACGTGAAGGTGAACGACGGCTGAAGAATGATGACTTCCAGTCGATGAAGGAACATATCAAGATCGTTGATATCTTGTCAGTCTTGTATACAAGCGCTTTAGCCTGTTCCACTGCAACTGATGTGACAGAAGATGAAATCAAGCCCAAGTCGACAGTCTTTTGGCGATGCATAAAACCCGACATGGTCTACAAACTTCTGAGCCCAAAGCAAGAGCTTTCTGACATCTTGGGCATGCTCGAGCTCCTGACAACCTCTGCACTCCCAGACTCAATAGGTCCGATTACAGACGACGAAGATACTCACGTCGCTGGTCATGTCATCAACCATGTTACAAACAAGCTTACGGATTACCACCCTTCAGTAACTACCCGCCATGAGAAATCTACGTTATGCTTGGCTGCTTTGCGGACGCTCATCGCCTTTTCACGCCATCCTTTTGGCGCTAAGGAGCTTGCGTCTCACAGTCTCGCTCTCCCTCGCCTTGTGGCCTGCCTCAGCATGTCCATAGACGAGCTGTACGACCAGCCTATCCCTTTCAACATCTTACCACAAACATCTGAGACCAAGGATATACGCCAGGGATCAACTGCGACGTCGTACTCAGCCGGCCTATATCGGATCATTTCACAATGCGTCTTCTTGATACATTCTTTAGTGACAGGTCCCGATACCGCCAATCTCGCAGACATTAGCGAGAAGCTCTCGATGGCTCACGGGGGAAGCCAAAGGTATCTTCTCGCTCTAGGAAGACTTGCTTTTGCCGAGGAAGATTTAGTGATGGAGGCCGGGATTGATGGAGAGACAGTTGAGGCAGCCCATGAGTTGCTCGAGCTGGAGGTGACGCCGGATGAAGGCGAGGTAGTGAATGAAGCATTTGGGGGCTAA
- a CDS encoding hypothetical protein (EggNog:ENOG41), whose translation MHSSTLSMFFTLLLSSNSLCATNEPCYGPSGRAGVCITEASCTSAGGTAISGACPADAANIKCCSKPTCSSGNCRWSSDCAGTSASNQCPGPAQMKCCSSAATGFGGYSVPTIPAVGACKQVSVNAATAVVNQFPGRIREIGCKRDCSCPGSSDHCCGLATDFMCSDTGGSATLSGKEIAEWCMRNRNTLNLKYVIWGQKIWTTSVDKTEKNWENWRTMEDRGDLTQNHW comes from the exons ATGCACTCCTCAACTCTATCCATGTTCTTCACCCTCCTCCTGTCCTCCAATTCCCTCTGCGCTACTAATGAGCCCTGCTACGGGCCCAGCGGTCGAGCAGGTGTATGCATCACTGAAGCGTCTTGCACCTCTGCTGGCGGCACCGCCATCTCTGGTGCATGCCCTGCAGACGCTGCTAACATCAAATGCTGCTCCAAGCCAACATGTTCTTCAGGAAACTGCCGCTGGAGCTCTGATTGCGCGGGCACCTCTGCTAGCAACCAGTGCCCTGGACCTGCGCAGATGAAATGCTGCTCTTCTGCTGCCACGGGCTTCGGGGGGTATTCTGTTCCCACGATCCCAGCCGTCGGTGCTTGCAAGCAAGTTTCTGTCAACGCTGCCACGGCGGTGGTGAATCAGTTTCCTGGTAGGATCAGGGAAATTGGGTGTAAGAGAGACTGCTCTTGTCCTGGATCTTCTGACCATTGCTGCGGTCTTGCAACTGACTTCATGTGTTCTGATACCGGCGGT TCTGCTACCCTTTCTGGAAAAGAAATCGCTGAGTGGTGCATGAGGAACCGCAACACTCTAAACCTCAAGTATGTCATTTGGGGACAGAAGATCTGGACTACCTCTGTCGATAAGACTGAGAAGAACTGGGAGAACTGGCGAACCATGGAAGATCGCGGCGACTTGACTCAGAACCATTGGTAG